A portion of the Musa acuminata AAA Group cultivar baxijiao chromosome BXJ1-1, Cavendish_Baxijiao_AAA, whole genome shotgun sequence genome contains these proteins:
- the LOC135599095 gene encoding probable E3 ubiquitin-protein ligase XBOS33, whose amino-acid sequence MLYIAEEILSHYLSPSEPMGNCLWCSASGKRLMTAARDGDVGEARMLLEMRPGLAKYSTFGGFNSPLHVAASGGHSEIAMMLLEYGADVNFRNIYGRTPLMEACNNGYWEVVQTLLLYKCNVSRAEFLSGWTALHFAAQGGHIPCIRLLAADFAPAVPDAATNSSEDETQRNLPNSSYDQHSLSRFIKKTAKCGITALHLAALNGNVDCVHLLLDLHADVSATALSQNTSSAASIGAGSTPLHYAAYSGNLKCCQVLLARGASRSAVNGHGWLPVDVARIYGCNELVPVLKPNSNQTIPVFPTSCLSLPLISILKIAREYGLHSSTAPSDDSDLCAVCLENTCAVATEGCGHEFCTRCTLSLSSTCSMAPEMSAPPGSIPCPLCREGIVAFVRLPTLLVKDLSLKGNSDSHSLNPTAIAIRSEFCKKQSAVVPSEAIGPISCPPHIPPAISSCSRHQHPGRAEKTSCSTSVHNGSL is encoded by the exons ATGCTATATATTGCTGAAGAGATTCTCTCACACTATCTATCTCCGTCTGAGCCGATGGGGAACTGTTTGTGGTGCTCCGCCTCGGGGAAGCGACTGATGACGGCAGCCAGGGATGGCGACGTAGGGGAAGCTCGGATGCTGCTGGAGATGAGACCAGGCCTGGCCAAATACAGCACCTTCGGCGGCTTCAACTCGCCGTTGCACGTAGCTGCCTCCGGAGGCCATTCTGAG ATTGCTATGATGTTGCTGGAGTATGGAGCAGATGTGAACTTCAGGAACATCTATGGACGG ACTCCTTTGATGGAAGCATGCAACAATGGCTACTGGGAGGTGGTGCAGACATTGCTGCTGTATAAATGCaat GTTTCAAGAGCAGAGTTCCTGAGTGGCTGGACGGCACTGCACTTTGCAGCTCAAGGTGGACACATACCATGCATCAGGCTGCTGGCTGCAGACTTTGCACCTGCTGTTCCTGATGCAGCGACCAattcttcagaggatgaaacacaGAGAAACCTCCCTAATTCTTCCTATGATCAACA CTCACTCTCTAGATTTATCAAGAAGACTGCCAAATGTGGCATAACAGCCCTGCATTTGGCAGCATTAAATGGAAATGTTGATTGCGTTCATCTACTGCTTGATCTGCACGCTGATGTCTCAGCCACGGCCCTCTCACAAAACACTTCATCGGCAGCCTCTATAG GAGCTGGAAGCACTCCTTTGCATTATGCAGCATATAGTGGAAACCTAAAGTGTTGCCAG GTTCTTCTTGCTAGAGGAGCCAGCAGATCAGCAGTGAATGGCCATGG GTGGCTCCCAGTTGATGTTGCTAGGATATATGGATGTAATGAGCTTGTGCCAGTACTAAAACCTAATTCTAATCAGACGATACCTGTCTTTCCTACAAGTTGTCTTTCCCTCCCTCTTATAAGTATTCTGAAAATTGCAAG AGAGTATGGATTGCATTCTTCAACTGCTCCTTCTGATGATAGTGATCTCTGTGCTGTTTGTCTAGAGAACACCTGCGCTGTAGCCACCGAAG GTTGTGGTCATGAATTCTGCACGAGATGCACGCTCTCTCTTTCCTCAACATGCAGTATGGCACCCGAGATGTCTGCACCACCTGGTTCAATTCCATGCCCCCTCTGTCGAGAAGGAATCGTGGCTTTCGTAAGGTTGCCTACTCTTCTTGTGAAGGATCTCAGTCTCAAAGGCAATAGCGACTCTCACAGCCTGAATCCAACTGCAATTGCCATCAGATCCGAGTTCTGTAAGAAACAGTCTGCAGTGGTTCCCTCAGAAGCCATTGGTCCGATCTCTTGTCCCCCACACATTCCTCCCGCTATTTCATCCTGTTCGAGGCATCAACATCCTGGCAGAGCAGAGAAAACAAGCTGCTCGACGTCAGTTCACAACGGTAGCTTGTAG